A genomic segment from Leptolyngbya boryana PCC 6306 encodes:
- the urtA gene encoding urea ABC transporter substrate-binding protein, with amino-acid sequence MTNSFGRREFIVFGSTLAGSILLKSCGAPTASTGSSSGSSPAASPAANTAASGNTIKVGILHSLSGTMAISEKSVVDAEQLAIEEINKAGGVLGKQIEAVVEDGNSDWPTFAEKAKKLIDQDKVATVFGCWTSASRKAVLPVFESKKHLLWYPVQYEGQECSNNVFYTGAAPNQQIEPSVEWLLQNKGKEFFLVGSDYVFPRTANTIIKAQLAAQGGTVKGEDYIPLGNTEVKSVVDKIKQALPNGGVIYNSLNGDTNVAFFKELQASGLTPDKYPSMSVSIAEEEVKAIGVEYLKGHYAAWNYFQTVNTPASQKFVQAFKAKYGNDRVVNDPMEAAYIMVYLWKQSVEKAGTADDLDKVKAAAYGQTFDAPEGKVTMNSNHHLSKFVRIGEVGDDALFKIVSEGKEAVKPLPWNQFVAETKGFSCDWSDPAKGGKFKLTT; translated from the coding sequence ATGACAAACTCATTCGGACGGCGTGAATTTATTGTTTTTGGCTCCACTCTTGCAGGGAGTATTTTGTTGAAATCGTGCGGAGCGCCCACAGCTTCAACGGGTTCAAGTTCAGGTTCTTCTCCTGCTGCTTCTCCTGCTGCCAATACCGCAGCATCGGGCAACACGATCAAGGTGGGAATCTTGCACTCGCTCTCTGGCACGATGGCGATCTCTGAAAAGAGTGTCGTCGATGCTGAGCAATTAGCGATCGAGGAGATCAACAAAGCGGGCGGTGTGTTAGGCAAGCAGATCGAAGCGGTCGTTGAAGATGGCAACTCGGATTGGCCAACCTTTGCTGAGAAAGCGAAGAAATTGATCGATCAAGACAAGGTGGCAACGGTCTTTGGTTGCTGGACTTCAGCAAGCCGGAAAGCGGTACTGCCTGTGTTTGAATCGAAAAAACACTTGCTCTGGTATCCCGTGCAGTATGAAGGGCAAGAATGCTCTAACAATGTGTTCTATACGGGTGCTGCTCCCAACCAACAGATCGAACCTTCGGTCGAATGGTTGTTGCAGAACAAGGGCAAAGAGTTCTTCTTGGTGGGTTCAGACTATGTCTTCCCCAGAACTGCAAATACGATCATCAAAGCTCAGTTAGCAGCTCAAGGCGGAACGGTGAAAGGGGAAGACTACATTCCCTTAGGCAACACCGAAGTCAAATCGGTTGTAGACAAAATCAAGCAAGCGCTTCCGAATGGCGGCGTGATCTACAACAGCTTGAACGGCGACACGAACGTTGCATTCTTCAAAGAGCTGCAAGCATCTGGCTTGACACCTGACAAGTATCCTTCGATGTCGGTGAGTATTGCAGAAGAAGAAGTTAAAGCGATCGGGGTTGAATACCTCAAAGGTCACTATGCAGCATGGAACTACTTCCAAACGGTGAATACACCTGCTAGCCAAAAGTTTGTGCAAGCATTCAAGGCGAAGTATGGCAACGATCGAGTCGTGAACGACCCGATGGAAGCTGCTTACATCATGGTTTATCTGTGGAAGCAATCCGTTGAGAAAGCAGGAACCGCTGATGATCTCGATAAAGTGAAAGCAGCCGCGTATGGTCAGACCTTCGATGCACCCGAAGGAAAAGTCACCATGAACTCGAACCACCACTTGTCGAAGTTTGTCCGGATTGGTGAAGTTGGAGATGATGCGCTGTTCAAGATTGTTTCCGAAGGCAAGGAAGCGGTGAAACCGTTGCCTTGGAATCAGTTTGTTGCAGAAACGAAAGGCTTCTCCTGTGATTGGTCTGATCCGGCGAAAGGTGGGAAGTTCAAGCTGACAACCTAG
- the ureG gene encoding urease accessory protein UreG, with amino-acid sequence MTQTLVSTAFRVGIAGPVGSGKTALVDALCKTLRDRFAIAVVTNDIYTQEDAKFLVRSQALDPNRILGVETGGCPHTAIREDASMNLAAIEQLEQRFQDLELIFVESGGDNLAATFSPELVDLNLYVIDVAGGDKIPRKGGPGITKSDLLVINKIDLAPYVGADLQVMERDAKLMRGDKPFVFTNLKTQAGLGTIVDFVTTYAGLNLTQK; translated from the coding sequence ATGACACAAACATTAGTTTCAACCGCATTCCGAGTCGGAATTGCAGGTCCCGTGGGATCAGGGAAAACAGCGTTAGTTGATGCCCTTTGTAAAACGCTGCGCGATCGGTTTGCGATCGCAGTCGTGACGAATGATATTTACACGCAAGAAGATGCGAAATTTTTAGTGCGATCGCAAGCTTTAGACCCGAATCGAATTTTGGGAGTCGAAACGGGAGGCTGTCCTCATACAGCAATTCGGGAAGATGCATCGATGAATCTTGCTGCGATCGAGCAACTTGAGCAGCGATTTCAGGATTTAGAGCTGATTTTCGTCGAGAGTGGTGGCGATAATTTAGCTGCAACCTTTAGTCCTGAACTGGTTGATCTGAATCTCTATGTAATTGATGTTGCAGGCGGGGATAAGATCCCGCGCAAAGGTGGTCCCGGCATCACAAAATCTGATCTATTGGTCATTAATAAGATTGATTTAGCGCCCTATGTCGGTGCCGATCTGCAAGTTATGGAGCGAGATGCAAAGTTGATGAGAGGGGATAAACCTTTTGTCTTCACAAACTTAAAAACACAAGCTGGATTAGGCACCATTGTTGATTTTGTGACCACTTACGCAGGGCTGAACCTGACGCAAAAATAA
- a CDS encoding aldo/keto reductase: MRYKLLGQSGLRVSELCLGTMTFGEDWGWGGAYEESRKMFDAFAEAGGNFIDTANLYTNGTSEKFVGEFIKRDREKWVLATKYSLNMGNGGVNAAGNHRKNMVQAVEASLKRLETDYIDLLWLHAWDFTTPVEEVMRAFDDLVRQGKILYIGISDTPAWIISQANTIAQFRGWTSFIGLQIEYSLIERTPERDLLPMARAFEIGVTAWSPLGAGVLTGKYNKPEPVEGRLSNPDTSRPVTEKQLAIAQTVLDIAAEIGKLPSQVALNWIRQQPGSIIPIIGSRKLDQLKENMDCLGFELSSEQLQRLNDVSTIELGFPHDFLASEMVQNFAFGGVVSKLDRTRQ, translated from the coding sequence ATGCGATACAAACTACTAGGACAGAGCGGTCTCAGAGTCTCGGAATTGTGTCTCGGCACAATGACCTTCGGAGAGGATTGGGGCTGGGGCGGAGCGTATGAAGAGAGCCGCAAAATGTTTGATGCCTTTGCAGAAGCAGGCGGAAATTTCATTGATACCGCAAACCTCTATACCAATGGAACCAGCGAGAAGTTTGTTGGAGAATTTATTAAACGCGATCGCGAAAAGTGGGTACTCGCTACAAAGTACTCACTCAACATGGGCAACGGCGGGGTGAATGCTGCTGGCAATCATCGGAAAAACATGGTGCAAGCAGTTGAAGCAAGTTTGAAGCGCCTAGAAACAGACTACATCGATCTACTTTGGCTCCATGCTTGGGACTTTACAACACCTGTCGAAGAAGTCATGAGAGCATTTGATGACTTAGTTCGACAAGGCAAGATTCTCTATATTGGCATCTCAGATACACCTGCCTGGATTATTTCTCAGGCAAATACGATCGCGCAATTTCGCGGCTGGACTTCGTTTATCGGACTACAGATTGAGTACTCTCTGATTGAACGTACTCCCGAGCGAGATCTCCTGCCTATGGCACGAGCATTTGAGATTGGAGTAACGGCTTGGAGTCCGCTTGGAGCAGGAGTTTTAACGGGTAAATATAACAAGCCGGAACCTGTGGAAGGACGATTGAGTAATCCTGATACTTCGCGCCCGGTCACTGAAAAGCAACTCGCGATCGCTCAAACTGTGCTCGATATTGCTGCTGAAATAGGTAAGCTCCCGTCGCAAGTCGCACTGAATTGGATTCGTCAACAACCGGGTAGCATCATTCCAATCATTGGTTCGCGCAAGCTCGATCAACTCAAGGAGAACATGGATTGCTTAGGATTTGAACTCAGTTCAGAACAGCTTCAGAGATTGAATGATGTGAGTACGATCGAGCTTGGCTTTCCGCATGACTTTCTGGCAAGCGAGATGGTGCAAAATTTTGCATTTGGCGGAGTCGTTTCTAAACTCGATCGCACTCGTCAATAG
- a CDS encoding phosphotransacetylase family protein, whose protein sequence is MPKSAKYLVIGSLEAYSGKSAAILGIAHQLKAKGIDLAYGKALGGGWGQTQMADNDGDIQFVAEAIQLPQERLQAPVLNLDTDTVERRISGTDQQDYPQLLAQRSQAQKGDLVILEGPGNLSEGKLFDLSLLQVAETIQAQVMLVTRFHSVLLLDQILSAKEQLGDRLLGVLINDVPADQLNSINQSLRPYLEQQNIPVLGVLPSSTLLRSVSVAELVHQLNAEVLCRPDRLDLMVESLTIGAMNVNSALKYFRARHNMAVVTGGDRTDLQLAALETSTQCLILTGHIAPTKEIVARAEDLEVPILAVDLDTLTTVEIIERAFGEVRLQEPIKFQCICQMIEAHFDSDRLLSALGLMPASTR, encoded by the coding sequence GTGCCAAAGTCCGCCAAGTATTTAGTCATCGGTTCGCTAGAAGCTTACAGTGGCAAATCGGCTGCCATTTTAGGAATTGCTCATCAACTCAAAGCGAAAGGGATTGATCTTGCCTACGGCAAAGCGCTAGGCGGCGGCTGGGGTCAAACTCAGATGGCAGATAATGATGGTGATATTCAATTTGTGGCAGAGGCGATACAACTGCCCCAAGAACGGCTCCAGGCTCCCGTCCTCAACCTCGATACGGATACGGTTGAAAGACGGATTAGTGGAACTGATCAGCAGGACTATCCACAATTGTTGGCGCAGCGATCGCAAGCGCAAAAAGGCGATTTAGTCATTCTAGAAGGACCTGGAAATCTCAGTGAGGGTAAATTGTTCGATCTCTCATTGCTGCAAGTCGCAGAAACCATTCAAGCCCAGGTAATGCTCGTCACACGGTTTCATTCTGTACTCTTGCTCGACCAGATTTTGAGTGCAAAAGAGCAATTAGGCGATCGCTTGTTAGGAGTTTTGATTAATGATGTTCCGGCGGATCAGCTCAATTCCATCAATCAGTCACTCCGTCCTTATCTAGAACAGCAAAATATTCCCGTGCTAGGGGTGTTGCCGAGTAGTACGTTGTTAAGAAGCGTCAGTGTTGCAGAATTAGTGCATCAATTAAATGCAGAAGTGCTCTGTCGCCCTGATCGCTTAGATCTCATGGTCGAAAGTTTGACGATCGGCGCGATGAATGTCAATTCTGCTTTGAAGTATTTTCGAGCGAGACACAATATGGCGGTGGTCACAGGCGGCGATCGCACGGATTTACAGCTAGCAGCGCTGGAAACTTCCACACAGTGTTTGATCTTGACCGGGCACATTGCCCCGACGAAAGAGATTGTGGCACGCGCAGAGGATTTGGAAGTGCCGATTCTTGCAGTCGATTTAGATACATTAACAACTGTTGAAATTATTGAACGAGCCTTTGGAGAAGTGCGATTGCAGGAGCCAATTAAGTTTCAATGTATTTGTCAAATGATTGAAGCTCATTTCGACAGCGATCGCTTATTGTCCGCTTTAGGATTAATGCCAGCAAGTACACGATGA
- the ebsA gene encoding type IV pilus biogenesis protein EbsA produces the protein MSIEKLQPAPTQQVGVYTPYYPQQTKKQLLPFAISLYQKGALEGERRIEGAESIPFIATWNVSTLPADLCRCRIQFEGNAELSYEIMMANFEFVDFLIDVILNFKRSRLSDFSQSFYRKLLRIDE, from the coding sequence ATGTCCATTGAGAAACTTCAACCTGCACCTACGCAGCAAGTCGGGGTCTACACGCCATATTATCCTCAACAAACCAAAAAACAACTTCTTCCATTTGCGATTAGCCTCTATCAAAAAGGGGCGCTTGAAGGAGAACGCAGAATTGAGGGAGCTGAAAGTATTCCGTTTATTGCGACTTGGAATGTTTCAACCCTACCTGCGGATTTGTGCCGTTGTCGGATTCAATTTGAAGGCAATGCTGAACTCAGTTATGAGATCATGATGGCGAACTTCGAGTTTGTTGACTTCTTAATTGATGTCATTCTTAATTTTAAGCGGAGTCGGCTTTCTGATTTTTCCCAGTCGTTTTATCGCAAGCTGTTGCGCATCGACGAATAG